The following coding sequences lie in one Fimbriimonadaceae bacterium genomic window:
- the casB gene encoding type I-E CRISPR-associated protein Cse2/CasB, with product MENRRANALIRELEKYRGKKPKDANRAALAELRSGRGKVPGEAPRMFPYIVKILDNGQTEGPFVTAAFLTASNFAFHHEPGGSGNLGESLRKSIDGKKHNEAGVEARLVAALDANLEILPRHLDGLVSLCESANVPIDWRKFLEDVEKLLSPYEHVRNRVRMQWAKGFWGASQVEENDSNEEQNQEEQESQ from the coding sequence ATGGAAAACAGAAGGGCGAACGCGCTTATCAGAGAACTAGAAAAGTACAGAGGGAAGAAGCCTAAAGATGCAAATAGAGCAGCTTTAGCCGAGTTGCGTTCAGGCCGGGGCAAGGTGCCTGGAGAAGCTCCACGAATGTTTCCCTACATCGTGAAGATTCTCGACAACGGTCAAACCGAGGGTCCATTCGTTACAGCTGCGTTCTTGACGGCGTCGAATTTTGCTTTTCACCATGAGCCTGGCGGTTCGGGCAACCTTGGCGAATCGCTTAGGAAATCGATCGACGGCAAGAAACATAACGAAGCGGGGGTTGAAGCTCGACTCGTTGCCGCTCTCGACGCAAATCTCGAGATACTGCCGCGGCATCTCGATGGGTTGGTGTCCCTTTGTGAGAGCGCGAACGTTCCCATTGATTGGAGAAAATTCTTAGAAGATGTCGAAAAACTGCTCTCCCCTTACGAGCATGTTCGAAATCGCGTGCGCATGCAATGGGCAAAGGGCTTCTGGGGAGCGAGCCAAGTCGAAGAGAACGATTCAAACGAAGAACAAAATCAGGAGGAGCAAGAATCACAGTGA
- the cas6e gene encoding type I-E CRISPR-associated protein Cas6/Cse3/CasE, whose translation MILSRIQLNPFHARTYALVGDAYELHRRLCGCFSSSRQEASVLFRIEPGPVLLVQSEFEPDWSKFGEPSEVFKSKPECKLFSPEFAQGQRLIFRLRCRPCKKHAEEGSKHSKLRFLRTETERLEWLKRQGKKYGFVVESVEATYERWIDTKQAYQRETEDASRIDRKASDLPAIRFDGIITVTDPAHFLSALKSGIGPQKAYGFGLLSVARDQA comes from the coding sequence ATGATTCTGTCCCGAATCCAACTCAATCCGTTTCACGCTAGAACGTACGCTTTGGTCGGTGATGCTTACGAGCTTCATCGGCGGTTATGTGGCTGCTTTTCGAGTTCACGCCAAGAAGCGTCCGTCCTGTTTAGGATTGAGCCCGGCCCTGTCCTTCTCGTTCAGAGTGAGTTTGAACCTGATTGGAGCAAATTCGGCGAACCCAGCGAAGTTTTCAAATCGAAGCCCGAGTGCAAACTGTTCAGTCCGGAATTTGCGCAAGGTCAACGCCTTATTTTTCGCTTGAGGTGCCGTCCGTGCAAAAAGCATGCGGAGGAAGGAAGTAAACACAGCAAGCTTCGGTTCTTACGTACCGAAACGGAAAGGCTGGAATGGCTCAAACGGCAAGGCAAGAAGTATGGATTCGTCGTTGAATCGGTCGAAGCGACATACGAACGATGGATAGACACGAAGCAGGCTTACCAACGCGAAACCGAAGATGCGAGTAGGATAGACAGGAAGGCTTCAGATCTGCCAGCGATTAGATTCGACGGCATTATTACTGTGACCGATCCTGCCCATTTCCTTAGTGCTCTGAAGTCCGGTATCGGTCCGCAAAAAGCATATGGCTTCGGACTCTTAAGTGTAGCGAGGGATCAAGCGTAA
- the cas7e gene encoding type I-E CRISPR-associated protein Cas7/Cse4/CasC, with amino-acid sequence MKAKFIELHLLQSFPPSCVNRDGNNSPKDCMFGGERRARISSQCLKRAIRQADVFTEVVGEAIAARSKRIRDEKLIPYLEGKGLSPEQAVEIADKFRGELAKPDTKKPELTSVGLYFGDKELFALLDAYRADDKKWKSVVKPSSADVALFGRMLAEATDLNVDAASQVAHAISTHALSQETDFWTAADDLKDLSDEDSDAGADMLGMAEFNASIFYRYACVSLPILEKNLQDEAVCRRTVEAFLRASWDATPTGKLNGHAHFTQPFAALAVVRRKGMPLNLCNAFVKPIRSQRGEGLDDLSVKALLVHLSRSRTMSLVDDADYYFANSLDSEFNSTGVLTKSGYADVVAGVLEGL; translated from the coding sequence GTGAAAGCAAAATTCATCGAATTACATCTACTTCAGAGCTTTCCGCCTTCGTGCGTCAATAGAGATGGAAACAATTCTCCAAAAGACTGCATGTTCGGGGGAGAGCGCCGCGCTCGAATCTCAAGTCAGTGCCTAAAACGCGCAATCCGTCAAGCCGACGTCTTTACGGAAGTTGTCGGTGAAGCGATCGCCGCTAGGTCGAAGCGCATCAGGGATGAAAAACTTATCCCGTATCTTGAAGGGAAGGGGCTGTCTCCCGAGCAGGCTGTCGAAATTGCCGACAAGTTCAGAGGCGAGCTTGCTAAACCCGATACCAAGAAACCCGAGTTGACATCCGTTGGGCTCTACTTTGGCGATAAAGAGCTCTTTGCGTTGTTAGATGCGTATCGAGCTGACGATAAGAAGTGGAAGTCGGTGGTCAAACCTAGCTCGGCTGATGTTGCATTGTTTGGCAGGATGCTCGCAGAAGCAACCGACCTAAACGTTGATGCGGCGTCGCAGGTCGCTCATGCGATCAGCACCCATGCCTTATCCCAAGAGACAGACTTTTGGACTGCGGCGGACGATCTCAAAGACCTCAGCGACGAAGACTCCGACGCAGGCGCAGACATGCTTGGCATGGCCGAGTTTAACGCTTCCATCTTTTATCGTTACGCATGCGTCTCGTTGCCGATTCTCGAAAAAAATCTGCAAGACGAAGCCGTGTGTAGAAGAACCGTCGAAGCGTTTCTGCGGGCTTCGTGGGACGCTACACCAACGGGAAAACTCAATGGGCATGCCCACTTCACGCAACCCTTTGCCGCCCTCGCCGTTGTTCGTCGCAAAGGAATGCCGCTCAATCTTTGTAATGCGTTCGTCAAGCCCATCCGATCCCAGCGGGGAGAAGGCCTGGACGATCTTTCGGTGAAGGCCTTACTCGTACACCTATCAAGATCGCGGACGATGAGCCTGGTCGATGACGCAGACTATTACTTCGCTAACTCGCTGGATTCGGAGTTTAATAGTACTGGCGTGCTTACCAAGAGCGGGTATGCAGATGTCGTTGCCGGAGTGCTGGAGGGGCTTTGA
- the cas5e gene encoding type I-E CRISPR-associated protein Cas5/CasD has translation MKSDCCLLLRLEGPLQSWGYRSRFSDRDTGMEPTKSGVIGLMCCALGRDRHEGIRDLVGLRMTVLVEQEGKLLNDFHTAGAGVFRGQKGYAAPKSDGSKGKDAVIMNKRYLQDASFLVALEGPRELLERIAAALDDPIWPLSLGRKSCPPATRVLVGIFEGDVLDMLSTALDETNVNGHQRFGRTHRCIRELEPGDFAGEPIQDVPIEWPDRQTRKYGIRYIETTLLDLEAQ, from the coding sequence TTGAAAAGCGACTGTTGCCTGCTATTGCGCCTGGAAGGGCCTTTGCAGAGCTGGGGTTACCGCTCGCGGTTTTCTGATCGGGATACGGGTATGGAGCCAACCAAGAGCGGTGTGATCGGACTAATGTGTTGCGCCCTCGGTCGGGACAGGCATGAAGGCATCAGGGATCTGGTCGGCCTTCGAATGACGGTTCTCGTCGAACAAGAAGGAAAGCTGCTCAACGACTTCCACACGGCAGGCGCAGGGGTATTCCGAGGGCAAAAGGGGTATGCAGCTCCGAAGAGCGACGGAAGCAAGGGCAAGGACGCAGTCATTATGAATAAGCGTTACCTGCAAGACGCTTCTTTCCTCGTTGCGCTCGAAGGCCCAAGGGAGTTGCTTGAGCGGATTGCGGCGGCTTTAGACGACCCCATCTGGCCGCTAAGCCTTGGGCGCAAATCCTGTCCGCCAGCGACCAGGGTTCTTGTCGGAATCTTCGAAGGCGATGTGCTGGATATGCTCAGCACCGCCTTAGATGAGACCAATGTGAACGGTCACCAACGCTTTGGACGCACACATAGATGCATTCGGGAATTAGAGCCGGGTGACTTCGCCGGCGAACCAATCCAAGACGTGCCGATCGAGTGGCCGGACAGACAAACGAGAAAATACGGCATTCGCTACATCGAAACGACCCTCTTAGATTTGGAGGCACAATGA